A stretch of the Paramormyrops kingsleyae isolate MSU_618 chromosome 16, PKINGS_0.4, whole genome shotgun sequence genome encodes the following:
- the LOC140578814 gene encoding serine/threonine-protein kinase pim-3-like, producing MICLWFLFKLLDWFEGLDEYVMILERKDPCQDLFQFCLSKGGFLSEDLARHVVAQVLQALRHCQKHNVLHRDLKPENLLIQIQSLQVKLIDFGCGDIWRDSVYTEFAGTEDYTPPEWFLTQKYRAGPCTVWSLGVTLYQLVCGYLPFPTKRAAIRGRLKFPPSVSPDCRKLIRQCLKRKAADRLTMEQIELHPWFRRC from the exons ATGATCTGTTTGTGGTTCTTG TTCAAGCTCCTTGACTGGTTTGAAGGGCTCGATGAGTACGTTATGATTCTGGAAAGGAAAGATCCCTGCCAGGATCTCTTCCAATTCTGCTTGTCAAAGGGAGGGTTCCTGTCAGAGGATCTGGCCAGACACGTGGTGGCGCAAGTGCTCCAGGCCTTGCGCCACTGCCAGAAACATAATGTGCTTCATCGAGACCTGAAACCAGAAAACCTCCTCATCCAAATACAGTCTCTACAGGTAAAACTGATAGATTTTGGCTGTGGAGACATTTGGAGGGATTCAGTCTACACCGAATTTGCAG GGACAGAGGACTACACTCCCCCAGAGTGGTTCCTCACTCAAAAATACAGAGCTGGCCCCTGCACGGTGTGGTCTCTGGGGGTGACACTATATCAACTTGTGTGCGGCTATCTGCCCTTCCCCACCAAGAGGGCAGCCATTCGAGGCCGCTTGAAATTTCCTCCGTCGGTCTCTCCTG ACTGCCGCAAACTAATTAGGCAGTGCTTGAAGCGGAAGGCAGCAGATCGCCTTACCATGGAGCAGATCGAGCTGCATCCTTGGTTTCGGCGCTGCTGA
- the LOC140578699 gene encoding serine/threonine-protein kinase pim-3-like — translation MLDDYIMILKRPDPCQDLFQFCRSKGGFLAEDLARHVLAQVLQVLCHCQKHNVLHRDLKPEILLIQMEILQVKLIDFSCGDIWRDSVYTELANSHYTVGAGFVFWGPNLTHFSKNTQLYEKLHLVLSGTEDYTPPEWFLTQKYRAGPCTVWSLGVTLYQLVCGYLPFPSKRAAIRGRLKFPLSVSPGEQLTFCPVTRVPQKGVLHYDYVTLPMYSLTNCRNLIRQCLKRKAADCQTMEQIELHPWFRHC, via the exons AT GCTGGATGACTACATTATGATTCTGAAAAGGCCAGATCCCTGCCAGGATCTCTTCCAATTCTGCAGGTCAAAGGGAGGGTTCCTGGCAGAGGATCTGGCCAGACATGTGCTGGCACAAGTGCTCCAGGTCTTGTGCCACTGCCAGAAACATAATGTACTACATCGAGACCTCAAACCAGAGATCCTCCTTATCCAAATGGAAATTCTACAGGTAAAACTAATCGATTTTAGCTGTGGAGACATCTGGAGGGATTCGGTCTACACCGAATTGGCAA ACTCCCACTATACTGTAGGAGCTGGATTTGTATTCTGGGGTCCTAACCTGACTCACTTCAGTAAAAATACCCAGCTGTATGAAAAACTTCACCTTGTTCTTTCAGGGACAGAGGACTACACTCCCCCAGAGTGGTTCCTCACTCAAAAATACAGAGCTGGCCCCTGCACGGTGTGGTCTCTGGGGGTGACGCTCTACCAGCTTGTGTGCGGCTATCTGCCCTTCCCCAGCAAGAGGGCAGCCATTCGAGGCCGCTTGAAATTtcccctgtcggtctctcctgGTGAGCAGCTTACTTTTTGTCCCGTGACTCGAGTCCCCCAAAAGGGAGTGTTGCATTATGACTATGTGACTCTGCCAATGTATTCTCTCACAAACTGCCGGAATCTTATTAGGCAGTGCCTGAAGCGAAAGGCAGCAGATTGCCAGACCATGGAGCAGATCGAGCTGCATCCTTGGTTTCGGCACTGCTGA